Within Salarias fasciatus chromosome 15, fSalaFa1.1, whole genome shotgun sequence, the genomic segment GATTAcagcagaagaaaacaggacaaaatatagtgatatatatgtattttttttttttaaaaaaaggccaaaatacCTacaggtgtgttttgtgtcaatttgGTCTTTGTTAGAGTGTTCATCCATGCATCATATTAAACCTTTGATCCTGCAGTAACGTCTGGAGTATTGCTTCATCAAACCATCTATAGGCCCGAAAGCAACAGCATCTAGAGGGAGCTTTCTCTgaaattcagtgtgtgtgtggcttttatttatattattctCTAGAAATCTGACAGAAAATCTGAGCTGTTCTGCTCAAAACTGGGGGAGGGAAACGATGAGGATCAGAGGGGTTAGAAACACTGACCGACGTCCAGATTTGGCTCAAATATTACAAGACAGTTCAGCACATCGCCCCTCAATGCAGGAAATATCATGAATTCAACGTAATGGAGTCCAGATCGGAAGATTTCAGTTGGATGTCCACTAAATGTTACTGCTTCGGGACTGGTTACGTTAAACTGCAGCCACGTTTCTGAGATATTTTTATTACAAGATTTTCgtaacatttttcaacacaatCCTTCTCAGAGAATTTCACTAAAGTTTGAAGGGatttactgggttttttttttgttgcatagTATACAAGATCACGAGTTCCAAACTGAGACTATATTACAGATCTGCAGGTGGAATCTTGTCATGTGGAAAGTGAGAACAGGcttttaaaaacaactaaaccAAGAACATAAAAAATCAgaacttttgtgtttgttaaattgctttttttgttgtaacaATCCTTTGAGTTGAACCactttatttccctttcaaatgGGACATGCAGGTTTGGGATGAGCAGGTGTGCTGAGTattagttttgtttctttagaCGTCAATCGACAGCAAAAGAAAAGTAATCTGGCAGTGAAACGGCGAGAACGacacacagctctgctgctgattcCACAAAAATGCACCAATTAAAAGGGGAAACGATCGGACTTCAGTCACTGTTACAACAAAGACATCTAGCAAACAGAAATTCCcttactttttgtgttttcagtcacgTGTTATTTtcaagtgcaaaaaaaacaaaaaaaaaacaaaagcacgaCGGTCTCACCACATACCGGGAACTTcctagaaaacagaaaaatggcCACGTTGATCAAAGTGAACTTCTCCTCCCGACGATCCCTTTATAGTCTTCTGACTCAACAAGCCTTTTTATAGTCGGCTGTAACATCGtcgaacaacaacaacaacgaaaaTAAAAGAGTCAATAATACATTTTGTGAATTCTAACAAGTTGCATTGTGGTTAGGTgtcgctggggggggggggctttgccGCTCCTTACAGTGATTTCTCTTTTCGTTTTGAATACATTCTTactgagaaacagaaaaaacctACAGTAGTGCACCGCTACATTGTCCActttacttcattttttttttattctttttattggCCTACCGCATACAAAGTGCTCAGAACAGGACTGGTGTGTAGCATACAGTGTATCTCACAAAGTTAATTCGTTTTGTGCTGCAGTGGTGTGAAATCCTACAGAAACTCCTCTCCTCCTAAACACTGTCGGTGGAGCAGTTTAGTGGGGTTTGATTTTGAGGgaggaaagtggaaaaaaaggggTTTAGTAGTAATAATCATCTTTGTATGAGCTGTGAACGTGTTCGTGTGTCTGTGTCCGTGCACGTGTGTGCTTGTTTCCACCaggagctgctgttttttttttttttgtttttcttgctgaTGAAATGCAGAGAGCATTGAAGGTGACGgtttagaggaggaggaggaggagggtggagtaGCTTCATCTGGGCGGTTACACTTCCCGTCTCCACAAGTGGTTCAGTCCCCCGTCAAACAGCGACAAGCACCGATGGCTCAGTGGTACAAAGTTAGTGGGTGGGATAAaggcggcgtgtgtgtgtgtgtgtgtgtgtgtgtgtgtggagggggagggTGAATGAACTCAGAAGGCTGCTGTGTGttcgagagagagagcgtggtGTGAAATAGTGAGACACGTAGGCAGGCGTTTTGTCTCCGGACTGTTGAGGACGTTCTGTGGTGGAGTGTTtctgcacctgtgtgtgtgtgtgcgcgcacgcgtgcgtgtgtgcgtgtgtgtgtatgtgtgtatgcgtgcgtcTCGGACTCAGTCGCTCACACCACCGTGGCAGGTCTGcggtccatctcctcctccaactTCACCATCTGCTGCATGTCCTTGGCCTTCGGAGAGACAGTAAAACGGTCGCAGGTGAGAGTTCGTCCGCGTCCGGCTCCGAGGCAAACCTATCGTCTGCCTCTCCAGCATTCCTGCTGGTTCGTCCCCTCATTGTAATACAACCACAAGCTAAGTCGCAGCGATAACTGTCAGGAAACATCTGCAGCGAGCCGCTGTCACACACCATGAAAGCAAATGACGACGAGCTGGAGTGAAAGCGCGGCGGGACAGGTTGTGAGCTGCCTGTTTCTGCTTAGCAATAGCTGGTGAGTCACGCTGATAAATGAGTCAAGCTGTGAGCTGGCTCTCCTCACACCCCAACAAACTGCTGAATGAAACGTGGGAGTGAGTGAAATTTCACTacaaagaggaaagaaacactttttttttctctcccttcttccATTTCTTTTATAAAGTGTGAAATCTCCGTCGTGCGCCGCCTATTTCCCGGCCTTACACAGCGGTGAGTCACCGGGAGCGCTCGTTATAGCAGCCGTTTAAATAGCAGATAAATCCAGATTTGGACGGGCGCGGcgggaaaaacaaagaagattagaaaaaaaacggGATTGAGAGATAGAAAAGAGGGAAGATATGAAAGGAAAGGAGATCACAGAGTGATGCACTGACagatggggggagggggggggggtgtcacaggaggagtggagggcgATGGAGATGCCTACCTTGGACCTGTTTTTTTGCATGGTGTGATTTCAAAAGCTGTGCCGGAAGAAGCAAatcatattaaaaacaaaagaaaaatgggcATACATGTAAGACATGTACAGATGGCAGAACGAAACGCAAGGATGTGGAGATGGAGCCTTCATTTCACCTTGTTGCTACACTAATAAAATCTACACAAGAAGCACAAACATTTTGTCTTGCAAAACATCTGGAGTCACATCCTGATGGGAGGAATCGGCTGAAGATCTGCACATATTCTGAAGCTGGAGTTACGTTTTTGATGTGAGCGTGAACAAAACGCGGTGGTGTTTCAACAGAAAGCAGGTGGTGAAACATTCCAGCCGTTCGATTGGAGAAGAGGACGTGTCATTCGTCACTGTTTCGTTCCATTCCGTGCTTTACCTGCTCATTGAACTTCTCCAGTTTCTCCACCTGCTCTCGCTGgtttttctccagctgctccatctCTTTCTGGTGCTTCATAGccagctgcagacacaacaACGGGATTTCAGTCACTTTACAGCGCAGCGTAACTTTACGCTGAGCGACAGAAACAGCCGGACCGACCCTCTTCCTCTCGTCCAGAAACTTCTTGGTGTTGCTGCTGTTCAGCTCCCGTACTCTCCTTTGTGGGGGAGAAACAGGGCAGAGCGAGTGAGCGTTGGAAAGCAAAGCAGCGGCTCTGAACACACTGCGGTCCGAAgcccacctctctctctccgccttgTTTTTGATGGTCTTGTCCTGGCTGATGGCTTTGCTGTTTTCCATGGACATCTTGGCCTGGTTGGCTCGCATCTCTTTGCTCTGCCTGAATTACAAAACATGACGAGAAGCGGTTTTTACCTCTGCTGAGCCGCATGTGAGAACGTctaacactctctctctctctctctctctcaccgcTCGTGAATGAGTTTGAGCTGCACGGTCTGCTGCTCCTGAACGGTGGCCAGCAGCTTCTTCAGATGCTCGCACTGCTGAGTGACGTGGCTGTCCTTCATCTCCTGCTCCTCGTTGCTGTGaccgctgatcagctccgaccACTCTTTGGTGTGCTGCGCCGTGATCTCTTTCACCTGCGCGCgaacacacgaacacactggtCTCGTACGGGCGTCACACTTCGCAGGCGACTCCATTAGTGCTGTGTTTTACCTTCGCTTTATGATCCGTGTCTAGTGTTTGGATCTTGTCTTCCGTCTCTTTCTTCAGCTCCTGGCAGTTGTTTTCGCTGTGAGGAAACCACGAGGACGCACATGACGAGTGTCAGCAAGATGTGCAGAGCAGGCGTGCAGGGCGCCTCGGCTGTTCCTCCACTCACCCTCGCTTCTTAATGGCCTTCTCTACGAGCTTCTCCAGAGTCGTCTTCTCCTTCTCGTGCAGGGAAACCATCTTGTCCACTTGGGAGCAGTGGGACTTCTGCATTACATTTTGATCCTATCGGCCACAAAACAGCACAGatcagacaataaaaacaacaacaacaacaacagaaagaatgtgaaaaaaaacccaaacaaagcTGCGATTATTAATTCAATCAGAGTAATAAAAATGCAGCcatgttcattcattcaacagAAGACAGCATTATACATGCGTTACGCAGTGGGGCTTGATTCAGGGAGAATTAATGAGCCGATGTggccgtatgtgtgtgtgtttgaagcgGAGCGCTCCTGCTTCTGACACACTCGACGGAGGGAGATGAAAGGCGCAGCCGCCTGCCGCTCTCTTGTCTCTGACCGGGGCGAGGGAGGCGCTGAGGCTCCCACCCACCTTCGAGTGTTTCTTCTTCAAAGCGTTGAGctccttctgctgctttttcatcAGTTTCAGGTAGGTCTGCGACGGGAGAGGCGGACGTCACGTGAGCTTCAGGTATTTCACAGACCGCTGCTGCGCGGACTGAGCCGTGCGGAAGTCACGGCACTCACCTTCATCTGCTTCAAGTCATCGATGCTGACGTTAGGCACGAGTGCAGTATCTGAAACGGCAGCGAGAAATCAGACCTGCGTTCATTCGTCACAGCGTGTTAAGCGGACGGTGGAGCGGACACCGACCCTTCTTGGCTTCAGTCGTGTTGTTCTGGGCAGAGTTGGAGGTCTGGGCCATGTCGGAGCTGGCCTGAGGCGTCACGCTGGCCTTCACCGTGTCTCCTTTGCCCTTTCCCTTCTTGTCATTCTTGGAGCTTCCACTGGGAACATCTGCGATGTCATTCTGCAACAAACACCAGGAGGGCCTGCTTTAATGGATTTTATATCAGGACTTTCAGATAAAACGACCACAACGTTTGACCGAGACGTGATCAAGAAACGATTAGTGACAAGATTCAAATTATTTTCTGGATTCTGCGGCACTGAGAGTTTGCCAGTTGAAGAGCTTTAGCTTTCCTTCAGCACGTCATCGAATGTCATTCTTCTGCCAACTGATCAGCTGCGAGTGGGACGAGAGTTTGGTCTTATTAATTAAATTGAATTCTCGATGCAGAAGAGATGACAGCTTTGAttctgtttatgattttttttttttaaagatactgattggatgtgttttgttttctctgctgctgaagtaTCTATAGTTTATTGAATTTTACAACTAAATAGAAAATTTAAAGAACAGATTTTAATCAAAAGTTAATGAATAAACCAATAAATTATACAGCGATAACCATCTTGGCCAAATCCCACAGTCCCGCGGTACATCTGGGTTCAGGGATCAGACCCGGATAATAGATGAAGTCATTATAATAGCATAGAGGGAGTGAAATTGTTGTTTGTACCGTATCGATCCCGAGCGCTTTCATCTGGTCAGCTCTCTTCTCTGCTATGGTCAAAAACTTCTTTGGGTCTGACAGAGCGTCGACGATAgctgaaacacaacaaaattacattttcagggAGAGATCAATGAATGAGCCCGATGAAAGGAGTTCAGGAAGAACACAGTTCATAAAAGACCTTCACTTCTTCTTTAAATAAGCAGTGGAAAAACAGTTCCTGAGGTCTTCGTACAGAGCTGTGTGTCGGAGGGAAAACACATTCAGGGGAAAGCTAATGGTTTACAGTAATGGTCCCTCTGCGAACGGCCCTCGGCTTTATTTAATGACAATTCCAATTGTCCTGCTCATTTGTATGCTTGTGCCTGTTTTAAACTGTCTATTGCTGCAGATtcactgtcatcatcatcatcagtgcCATTACTGTGAACGTTAAAACCAAGCCAACCACGGCAGCATATcactgagtgagagagagagagagaggtgggttTCTTTAACCCCCTTTCCACACCTCCGAAGCCGTCGGGCACGTAGGTCTTGAGGATGATTTGGCAGAAGATGGTGGGCAACGACAGCGGCTTGTTGCCCTCGTTCCTCAGGGAGATGTGGCGGTAGCCGGCCTGCAGGCCGTCCAGTGGGAGGATCCGCTGGCCGATCAGCTTGTTGTTGTCGTCGTAGACCGCGATGCGCAGCACCGCCAGGTCGGGCAAGATCACCTACGgtgagagaaggaaaaaaaacagcgtgAAAAACTGAGGAAGCTTGAGAGGGGGCGAGGAGCCGATAAAACGAAGTCCTGAGAGTTCGTCGTCAGTCTGAGAGGGACGTGGGGAGTCTACTGAAATCCTGGCAGACGACGCAGCGAGGCACGTGGCCTCCTTTTTAGGCTGAAGCAGAAACAGCATCGTTAAAGGGGGAAGGTCAAGGATGAACCTGCAGGGGACACTATCAGGGGACAGTCGCTGCCTGATACAGGAGAGGACGAGTGATAACAGCGCAACACATCCAATATCTGACTCCTGACAAGGCCATCTCCACGGCCAGTACACAACCTGGAGTGTATTATTCGTATGTTTATGTGTGTTCGTGACCTGCGTGTGCACGCcattcagaggagaaaaaaaaaaaagaaaagaaaagagaaagagtcTTAACTGGCCTTGTGTGTGGAGATAAGTGAACAGAGGGGAGGGTGATTAATACAGAGGCGAAGGGGAAGGTAAGAGATAAGGCTCAAGAATACTCACTGGAGATGAATGGGCAGAACTactgagagagtgtgtgtgtgtgtatgcgtgtgtgtgtttccacaatCACAGCCCTGCCGATGCACTGTGGGGAGCTGCTGCGGAGTGTTTATGCATGGGAAAAGTGTGGCGGCGTTTGAGGGCATtgctgtctgcgtgtgtgtagATGTGAGAAACGAGTGTTGCCGGCAGCTCCGCTTATGATGGCCCTCTTTGATAGGACAGCgtaagtttgtgtgtgtgcgtgtgtgtgtgtgtgagagagagagagagagaaagagagagagagagccgagCAGCACTGCGGCAGGCTGTGATTGATGGTGTGTGTTAGGAAGCGGGAGTCACAGTCATGGCTGAGAGACTTCTTAttctgctgagagcagcactattacacactcacacactcacactcacacacacgtttcttTCCTCATgctgcctttctttcttttctcattcAGTTCTCTCCTCTACATGtaattgtttttctatttgtttccaCGCTCCCCttttttcctgaattttttttaaaaattactttttaattttcaagcTTTTTATATCAGGATGAACTGATAACCACTTGGACGTCTTCTATTTCTGTGCATGTTCTCATTGGTCATCCAGGTAAGATGAAACAGGTTATATGTCAAACATCTGAGAAGACGTTTGACATATAACCTGATTCATCTTACCTGCATGAATCTGAATTTTTACAGACATACATCTGGACTCCTGCTGCAATCATGATCTCTTCTCTCCATCTCCCGTCGTCGAACAGGCAGACATTAAGCAGCTTTTACGGCCAACGATCATTGCTTTTCTCGCTcggtttctttcttcttttttttttaccctcccCTTATTCGTACTGCGCAGATATCTACGTTTTATCACACTGCAGCAAGAGTGTAACCGTGTGCAGCACCTTCGCTGAACTCACTGCGCGCTATCGCCTCTTCCTACGTCTTTTCCTGCTTGTTTACCTTTCGGAACACAAAGGGCTCCTCGTTGTAGGCGGGGTTCAGCCCGTTGTTCATCACCATGCGTGTGCGGAACTCCTTTCGGATGGTGTCCGTCGGTAACCCGTACATGTCCACCTCCACATACGTGCCGATTTTCTTGTCAGACAGAAACTGTCCCGAGAACACCTAAAAACCGGGACACAGAGGACATGAATATGATCGCTTCTGCAGAACACAAACTTCAGGAATCATTATAATACACAAGGTGTGTTGAATCACTTAAGCATCCAAAATTCTGATTTTAGCAGTGATTATAAAAACTCATGTGTAAAAGTCTTCTGTGGATACTCAAGTTTTCCTGGAAGACTTAAGTATAGCGTGACCTAACCTGTACGCTGCATGTTGCGGCGATGACGCCATCCACTGGTGTCTCTGAGAAAGGGTCGAACATCCTGTCTGACCGCCGCATAAAGTCGGGCTTCAGCAGgtacctgacacacacacacacacacacacacacacacacacacacacaaacaaaatgccCTCTTATTTCCATGTGGGATATTCTGTAAAACATCAAATCTTTTGGATATGAGAGAAACTGCAAGAGAAGAAGCACAtatccacagaaacacacacttccggtgtgtgtgtgtgtgtgtgtgctttagcAGGGACCCATCATTGGAACATTAGGGATGATGGTCGTCTGCAGAAGCCCTGATCTGTTCTCATATGAGATTTCCAGCATTAGCAGTAAAATCTCTGCCCTCGGGGACAGTATTAGAgctgagggagggagagataGATGACTGCAGTGAGGCGAGGGAGAAGGAGCTTCCTTGTTCTCAGCACTCATTGGCTCGAGGGGCAGATAGTGGCGGCGGTCGCTTCTGGCAACCACTAATGAGATGTGACAAGCTATAATTGATGGGCTTCAAAGAgagccggagagagagagagaaagagagagagagagagagaggcggggaCGGCCGGGCGGACGGAAATGAGCGGAGGACAGGAGTGAAGAGGTGTTCTTACCCACAGGAGCCGTTGTACTCAAACTTTCCCTGGTTCAGCTGCATTGCTAGATCTGAGgaagagagcaggaagagatttaaagattaaaacacaacaaaccgTTTAAAGTTTCCATtgaatgttttgtcttttttttctctctctctctctctgaataaAAAAGTTACAGAGAAAGACAGTTTCCCCATTTCCAAACCACAGAGGCGGCTCGGTTAGTCCCCGCCCTCCCGCCTGCAGCCCTGCACATGCCGCCCTCGCAGCGGGCCATATGGTCCGGCCGCTCCCGCCTCTGGACATAGGGCAGCAGCTGCTTTACAACAGGCGCCGCTCACCGTggaggtgtgtgcgtgcgtgcgtgcgtgcgtgcatggcAGCAAGACTCCGTGTGCGGGAAGAGTCTGCCAGTGACAGATGAGCGTGAAATGGTAATGCTACGTATGTGAATCAAAACCAACTCCGTTCGCACAGAATTTGGAGACAGCGAAACATTCGTGCTATCTGTGTGAGCCGAATAGAAGTGGACGTGCGCAGGTGCGTGCCGGCTTGGCGGTGCGGTCTGGCGATTAGAGAGTCCACGCTGAAGCACGCAGCAGATGCAGAAGATGCTTCCAGCGTGATGTATGATTATGCGAGGTCGGAGGTTCGTTCTCAGATCAGAGGCTTGGCCGAGTGTTTCCACTGAGCCTTCCATGTGTGTATTCTGGATGAGgagtagctgtgtgtgtgtgtgtgtgtgtgtgtgtgtgtgtgtgaggtcagAGGTCCCATGTTGCGTGCTGTGGTACCTGGGGTCTGGAAGTTGAGAGAGACCATCTGGCAGCCTGCGTTCCAGAAGATCTGAGGCATGTAATTACTGGAGTCCACGCGGCCCCCTTTGGGGTAGATACGGCTCATCTGACGCTTGTTGTAGCTGCGCTGCCGCTCagaaaattttcaaaaaagaagaGAACGTGCGCTTCAGCGTGCGCTTGTGTGTGGGGCAGGACTATTTTTAGTGTGAACAGCTTGGGTCAAGCAGTCCCactggaaagagagagagagagtcggaGTGTCAGGCCAAGCCGCACTGTCCGATCGCACGCGAGCTCCCAGAGGCTCGCAGCTCTtttcagacagcagcggcaacGAATATGGCTGTAAAGCATCGGCGCTGACCCACCATTCAGCTCCACTTTAGGTGACCCGAATCGAGTGACTTAAAAAATGAGATTTCAGACGAGCTTTTTCCTGCTGAATGTGAATGAATAATTTGGGTTTCTTTCACAAGACATGAGCAAAATGTATCCTGTGGTTACCTGGATTTCTAATGAtaattttgaatattttcacGACAGATCAAAGGATACTTGACAAATTCGATGGCATTAGTCTTCAGATAACCCAGGCCGACAGATTCGTTAAACGAAGACATGTTGTGGTGGATGTTCCGTTCTGAAAGACAGgaggaaaaagataaaaacacaagCATTTTTCAGGGTCTATATTGTGGGTGAGCAGCTCAAATCTCACCTTCTGCCACATCGAAACCCTGGAACTTGACAGGCTGTGCATAGTTGACCATGGCGGAGAGATACGGGTGGATGTTGGTCGTGGCTCCCACGTAGGTGTACTGAGCAATCAGAGCCTCTTCGGAGTCTTCTGCCACGTCGCCTCCCTGCGCAGGTCAACACAAAGCGCATGAGGATTTTGGTGGTGCTTCGGCAGACGGAGTCAGGCTTTAAAATAATAGTATGCCTGTCTGTCTATGTTAGCCCTGTGAAGGCTATGTGACTTTATCTTTGATGGAATAGGGATAGAAGACGAATGAATGGCTGAAGCAGACGGCTGTACGCTTGCCTTCTTGTTATTGTCTTGATCAGACGCTTCAGATATGTCTGTTGCATCTGTTGCTTCAGTGGCTTCGGAAATTTCTGTCGCTTCATCATCAGGCACCTGGAACCACATTCAAGtgtaacacagaaaaaaaaaaaaagtccagcaATGAATGATGTGTCATTGCTTCTCATTGCTTTCAAATATGAAGAGACTAGTAACTGAGCCAGTTACAACCACTCTAATCAGACCTGTCAGGGATCTCTGGACtccctgcagtgtgaagtggTTAATCTGACTGTTTTTCGAGGCCAGCTCGCCCTCAAAGTGCCAACCGACCTTCTTGATGCTGTCGCTAcgctcctcctctttcctcgaGCTGACGGCGTTACTCTGGGAGACACTGTTTGCGTCTTTCTCGCTGGTTGCTTCTGACAGACTGCTGGGGGCCTCTGAATTCAAGTCCTTGTCCTCAccttccttctctcctgcactcacacacacggg encodes:
- the plcb4b gene encoding 1-phosphatidylinositol 4,5-bisphosphate phosphodiesterase beta-4 isoform X1, with the protein product MTKSYEFNWQKHLPEFMQEGASFDRFDEDPYMFEPNCQMKVDEYGFFITWKSEGKEGQVLECSLINSIRVGAVPKDPKILSSFEAIGKTETDLEGCIICICSGTDLVNLNFMFMVAENPDIARKWIEGLRSVIHNFKANNVCPMTCLKKHWMRMCFLTNVNGKIPVRGITRTFASGKTEKGIFQALKDLGLPSGKNDEIEHSDFTFDIFYALTQKICPRTDIEELFKKINGNKTDYLTVDQLVSFLNENQRDPRLNEILFPFYDPKRAMQIIEKYERDDELKKKGRMSSDGFCRYLMSDENAPVFLDRLELYQEMDQPLAHYFISSSHNTYLTGRQFGGKSSVEMYRQVLLSGCRCVELDCWDGKGEDQEPIITHGKAMCTDILFKDVIQAIKETAFVTSDYPVILSFENHCSKPQQYKMAKYCEDIFGDFLLKQPLENFPIESGRPLPSPNDLKRKILIKNKRLKPEVEQKQLEAFKKHMEAGETNTPAIIMGEENEDDTENGEKEGEDKDLNSEAPSSLSEATSEKDANSVSQSNAVSSRKEEERSDSIKKVPDDEATEISEATEATDATDISEASDQDNNKKGGDVAEDSEEALIAQYTYVGATTNIHPYLSAMVNYAQPVKFQGFDVAEERNIHHNMSSFNESVGLGYLKTNAIEFVNYNKRQMSRIYPKGGRVDSSNYMPQIFWNAGCQMVSLNFQTPDLAMQLNQGKFEYNGSCGYLLKPDFMRRSDRMFDPFSETPVDGVIAATCSVQVFSGQFLSDKKIGTYVEVDMYGLPTDTIRKEFRTRMVMNNGLNPAYNEEPFVFRKVILPDLAVLRIAVYDDNNKLIGQRILPLDGLQAGYRHISLRNEGNKPLSLPTIFCQIILKTYVPDGFGAIVDALSDPKKFLTIAEKRADQMKALGIDTNDIADVPSGSSKNDKKGKGKGDTVKASVTPQASSDMAQTSNSAQNNTTEAKKDTALVPNVSIDDLKQMKTYLKLMKKQQKELNALKKKHSKDQNVMQKSHCSQVDKMVSLHEKEKTTLEKLVEKAIKKRGENNCQELKKETEDKIQTLDTDHKAKVKEITAQHTKEWSELISGHSNEEQEMKDSHVTQQCEHLKKLLATVQEQQTVQLKLIHERQSKEMRANQAKMSMENSKAISQDKTIKNKAERERRVRELNSSNTKKFLDERKRLAMKHQKEMEQLEKNQREQVEKLEKFNEQLLKSHHAKKQVQGQGHAADGEVGGGDGPQTCHGGVSD
- the plcb4b gene encoding 1-phosphatidylinositol 4,5-bisphosphate phosphodiesterase beta-4 isoform X3, whose translation is MTCLKKHWMRMCFLTNVNGKIPVRGITRTFASGKTEKGIFQALKDLGLPSGKNDEIEHSDFTFDIFYALTQKICPRTDIEELFKKINGNKTDYLTVDQLVSFLNENQRDPRLNEILFPFYDPKRAMQIIEKYERDDELKKKGRMSSDGFCRYLMSDENAPVFLDRLELYQEMDQPLAHYFISSSHNTYLTGRQFGGKSSVEMYRQVLLSGCRCVELDCWDGKGEDQEPIITHGKAMCTDILFKDVIQAIKETAFVTSDYPVILSFENHCSKPQQYKMAKYCEDIFGDFLLKQPLENFPIESGRPLPSPNDLKRKILIKNKRLKPEVEQKQLEAFKKHMEAGETNTPAIIMGEENEDDTENGEKEGEDKDLNSEAPSSLSEATSEKDANSVSQSNAVSSRKEEERSDSIKKVPDDEATEISEATEATDATDISEASDQDNNKKGGDVAEDSEEALIAQYTYVGATTNIHPYLSAMVNYAQPVKFQGFDVAEERNIHHNMSSFNESVGLGYLKTNAIEFVNYNKRQMSRIYPKGGRVDSSNYMPQIFWNAGCQMVSLNFQTPDLAMQLNQGKFEYNGSCGYLLKPDFMRRSDRMFDPFSETPVDGVIAATCSVQVFSGQFLSDKKIGTYVEVDMYGLPTDTIRKEFRTRMVMNNGLNPAYNEEPFVFRKVILPDLAVLRIAVYDDNNKLIGQRILPLDGLQAGYRHISLRNEGNKPLSLPTIFCQIILKTYVPDGFGAIVDALSDPKKFLTIAEKRADQMKALGIDTNDIADVPSGSSKNDKKGKGKGDTVKASVTPQASSDMAQTSNSAQNNTTEAKKDTALVPNVSIDDLKQMKTYLKLMKKQQKELNALKKKHSKDQNVMQKSHCSQVDKMVSLHEKEKTTLEKLVEKAIKKRGENNCQELKKETEDKIQTLDTDHKAKVKEITAQHTKEWSELISGHSNEEQEMKDSHVTQQCEHLKKLLATVQEQQTVQLKLIHERQSKEMRANQAKMSMENSKAISQDKTIKNKAERERRVRELNSSNTKKFLDERKRLAMKHQKEMEQLEKNQREQVEKLEKFNEQLLKSHHAKKQVQGQGHAADGEVGGGDGPQTCHGGVSD
- the plcb4b gene encoding 1-phosphatidylinositol 4,5-bisphosphate phosphodiesterase beta-4 isoform X2; its protein translation is MTKSYEFNWQKHLPEFMQEGASFDRFDEDPYMFEPNCQMKVDEYGFFITWKSEGKEGQVLECSLINSIRVGAVPKDPKILSSFEAIGKTETDLEGCIICICSGTDLVNLNFMFMVAENPDIARKWIEGLRSVIHNFKANNVCPMTCLKKHWMRMCFLTNVNGKIPVRGITRTFASGKTEKGIFQALKDLGLPSGKNDEIEHSDFTFDIFYALTQKICPRTDIEELFKKINGNKTDYLTVDQLVSFLNENQRDPRLNEILFPFYDPKRAMQIIEKYERDDELKKKGRMSSDGFCRYLMSDENAPVFLDRLELYQEMDQPLAHYFISSSHNTYLTGRQFGGKSSVEMYRQVLLSGCRCVELDCWDGKGEDQEPIITHGKAMCTDILFKDVIQAIKETAFVTSDYPVILSFENHCSKPQQYKMAKYCEDIFGDFLLKQPLENFPIESGRPLPSPNDLKRKILIKNKRLKPEVEQKQLEAFKKHMEAGETNTPAIIMGEENEDDTENGEKEGEDKDLNSEAPSSLSEATSEKDANSVSQSNAVSSRKEEERSDSIKKVPDDEATEISEATEATDATDISEASDQDNNKKGGDVAEDSEEALIAQYTYVGATTNIHPYLSAMVNYAQPVKFQGFDVAEERNIHHNMSSFNESVGLGYLKTNAIEFVNYNKRQMSRIYPKGGRVDSSNYMPQIFWNAGCQMVSLNFQTPDLAMQLNQGKFEYNGSCGYLLKPDFMRRSDRMFDPFSETPVDGVIAATCSVQVFSGQFLSDKKIGTYVEVDMYGLPTDTIRKEFRTRMVMNNGLNPAYNEEPFVFRKVILPDLAVLRIAVYDDNNKLIGQRILPLDGLQAGYRHISLRNEGNKPLSLPTIFCQIILKTYVPDGFGAIVDALSDPKKFLTIAEKRADQMKALGIDTNDIADVPSGSSKNDKKGKGKGDTVKASVTPQASSDMAQTSNSAQNNTTEAKKDTALVPNVSIDDLKQMKTYLKLMKKQQKELNALKKKHSKDQNVMQKSHCSQVDKMVSLHEKEKTTLEKLVEKAIKKRGENNCQELKKETEDKIQTLDTDHKAKVKEITAQHTKEWSELISGHSNEEQEMKDSHVTQQCEHLKKLLATVQEQQTVQLKLIHERQSKEMRANQAKMSMENSKAISQDKTIKNKAERERRVRELNSSNTKKFLDERKRLAMKHQKEMEQLEKNQREQVEKLEKFNEQAKDMQQMVKLEEEMDRRPATVV